The following DNA comes from Candidatus Deferrimicrobiaceae bacterium.
GTGGTGGAACCTTTCCGTCTCCGCCCTCGTCGAGCATTCCGTGAAGCGGCGCGAAGGTCATCTGGCGGCGACCGGGCCGCTCGTCGTGCGGACCGGGGAGTACACGGGCCGCTCCCCCAACGACCGCTTCTTCGTCCGGGAGAAGGAAAGCGAGGGTGCGATCTGCTGGGGGAATATCAACCGCCCCTTCGACGCCGACAAGTACGAGTCGCTCCGGGCGCGGCTCTTCGCCTACCTCGAGGGAAGGGAGCTCTTCGTCCAGGAGTGCCACGTAGGGGCCGACAAAGACCACCAGCTTCCGATTCGGATCATCACCGAGATGGCCTGGCACAGCCTCTTTGCCCGGAACATGTTCCTTCCGGTGACGGACGGGGAGGCGCTCCTGCGGCACGTCCCCGAGTTCACGGTCATCAGCGCCCCCGGGTTTCATTCCCGCCCCGAGATGGACGGGACCCGCAGCGAGGTCTTCATCCTGATCCACTTCGGCCGCAAGGAGGTGCTGATCGGCGGCAGCCTGTACGCGGGCGAGATCAAGAAGTCGATCTTCACCGTGATGAACTACCTGCTTCCGCAGCATGGCGTCCTTCCGATGCACTGCGCCGCCAGCTATGGGCGCGACGACCGCGACGTGGCGGTCCTCTTCGGCCTCTCGGGCACGGGGAAGACCACCCTCTCCGCCGACCCGGAGAGAACGCTGGTGGGAGACGACGAGCACGGCTGGAGCCGGCGAGGCGTCTTCAACTTCGAGGGGGGCTGCTACGCCAAGGTGATCAGGCTCTCCCCCGAAATGGAGCCCGAGATCCACCGGACGACCGGAATGTTCGGGACGATCCTCGAGAACGTGGGGATGGACACCATGTCGCGCCGGATCGACCTGGACGACGCGACCCTGACGGAGAACACACGCGCATCCTACCCGCTTTCCTCCATTCCCCGGGTCTCCCCCAGCGGCGCGGTCGGCCACCCGAGGCACATCGTGATGCTGACGGCGGACGCCTTCGGAGTGCTGCCCCCGATTTCGGCGATGACGAAGGACCAGGCGATGTACCACTTCCTCTCGGGCTACACGGCCAAGGTGGCGGGAACCGAGCGGGGAGTCGTGGAGCCGCAGGCGACCTTCAGCGCCTGTTTCGGCGCCCCCTTCATGGCGCTTCCCCCCTCGGTCTACGCAAAGCTCCTCGGGGAGAAGGTCGCAGCTCACCAGGTCAAGGTCTGGCTGCTCAATACGGGATGGACCGGCGGTCCGTACGGCACGGGGCGCCGGATGAGCATCGACCACACCCGGACGATGCTCCGCGCCGCGCTCGCCGGGAAGCTGGACAACGTCGAGATGCGGGAAGACCCGGTGTTCAGGCTGGGCATACCGGTAAGCTGCCCGGACGTGCCGCCTGAAATCCTCGACCCGCGTTCGACCTGGAAAGACCGCGCCGCCTACGACGAGTCGGCGAGGAAGCTGGCCGGGATGTTCGACGAGAACTTCGGCCAGTACGCCGGGGATGTGGAGCCGCAGGTCCGGGCCGCGGGAGTCCGCAGGCAGGGGTGATGGCTGTACGCTGAAGGTCGTCCGGGCCCGTCCGAAAACGACGGGGTACCGCACAATCGATGGCCGTTCGCCGCGCAGCGGACGACTGGCCCCTTCACCTCTTTTTCCTGGCCGGCGCCTTCCCCTTCTTTTTAAGCGCCGCGGCCTCCCTCGCCCAGGAGGCCAACTCCTCGTCGTCTTCGACGATCTCCTCCGGCACCTCGTAGTACGACTTCAGGACCTGCTTCTCGCTCGGGGCGAAGGGGCCCATCCCACGGTTCCGGTACTTCTCCCGCGTTGTCTCATTCGTCTTGAAGTAGAGGCGCCCGTCGTGGAGGATGCCGAAGAAGTCCTCCCCCAGGGAGAGGCCGTAGCCGCCAAACATGGACCGGCAGCTTACGTCCTCCAGGGAGCGCAACTGGTCGAGCACGAAGTCCCGATAAGAATTTACTTTTCTTTTTGGGCACATAACAGAAAAAACCTCAACGAATAGTTCCGTGTTCTCTCGCATCAGGATTGATCGGTCCGGTTTCCATCGACTCCCCCCTTCTCCTCCAGGTATTTCTTGAGGAGTTCGATCGTGGCGGGCCAGGCCTTCTCGGAGGCGGCCCGGTTCGCCCCGTCGCGGCCGTCCTGGGCGCGCAGGAACCCATGCCCCGCCCCCGGGTACGTGTGCGTGACGTATGTCTTCCCCAGCTCCTTCATCTTCGCTTCCGCGGGACCCACCGTCGCGTTCACCCGGGCGTCGTCGCCGCCGTAGAGGCCGAGCACGGGCGCGCGTACCCCCTTCAGTGCTTCCGACCCGGGGGAGGTGCCGTAATAGACCACCGCAGCGCCCAGGTCGGGTCGCACCGTCGCGTAGTGGAAGCTCTGGCCGCCGCCCCAGCAGAAACCGATCGTGGCGAACTTGTCCGTTGCGGCCGGCAGGCCCCTGCCGTATCGGCTCACGGCGTCCAGCGCGGCTACGACGTCCGGCTCCTTCAAATCGCGTACCGCCTTGACGACATCGTCGCGGCTTGCGAACTTGTCGGTCCCCCCGCGGCCCGGGCCCATTCCGGAGAGCAGGTCCGGCGCGATGACGAGGAAGCCGTCCGCGGCCAGCCGGTCCGCGACCGCCCGGACCCAGTCGGTGAGCCCGTACACTTCGTGGATGACGATCACGACGGGGGCTTTGTCCTTGCGCTCGGGGTAGGCGACGAAAGCGGACACCTTCCCTTCTCTTCCGGGGACAGCGATGTCGACCCACTCGTGGTGGCGCGGGGAGGTTTCCAGGGCGGCCTTGGCCCCGGCCTCGCCCGGCGGGATCGCCCCGGTGCCATGTCCGGCAGCGACCCCTGTCAGCGGGGTGACGAGAAATGCGAGCAAAACCGACATGATCGAGAATCGTTTGCGCATGGGTCTGCCTTTTTCCCCATTGGATGATCCAGCGGCCGGTTTCGACTCGCCCGATCCACATCAAACGTCCAAGGAGGCGGCTGCGGCCGGTTTTCCGCGCCCCGCGGTATGGTATATTGATCGCACTCGAACGCTCCCTCCTTCGGGGGAAAACCGGGAACGGATACCGTGCGGGGAAGGTCGCCGTTGCGGGAAAAAGCGAGCCACATCCTCGAATTCTTCCGGACCGGCATCTGGATGGTCCCGGAAAAGGGCCTTTCGCGGACAAATGCGTTCGCCGTCAGGACCCTCAAGATCTTCCTCCTGTCGGTGCGCAGATTCCGGGAGAAGCAATGCCCGGTGAAGGCCTCCGCGCTGACCTTCTACTCCATGCTCTCCGTCGTTCCGATCGTCGCGATGTTCTTCGGCATCGCCAAGGGGTTCGGCTTCGAAAAGAAACTCCAGGCCCAGCTCATGGCGAAGTTCTCCGAACACGAGGACGTGCTGCTCAGGGTGTTCGAATTCTCCAACTCGCTCCTGCAAAAGACCAAGGTGGGGGTCGTCGCGGGGATCGGGGTCGTCTTCCTGTTCTGGTCCGTCATCTCGGTGCTGGGATACATCGAGTACTCGTTCAACGACATCTGGAACGTCAAGAAGGGGCGCACGTTCGCCCGGAAATGCAGCGATTACCTCTCCGTCATGCTGGTGTGTCCGGTCATCTTCCTCCTTGCCAGCAGCCTCACGGTGACGATGGTGAGCCAGGTGAAATTCGTCGCGGCAAGGCTGGGACTACTCGGCGTTCCCCCGGGCCCGATCCTGCTGCTGCTGGACGTCCTGCCCTTCGTCCTCATCTGGGTGCTCTTCACCTTCCTCTACATTTTCATGCCGAACACGAAAGTCCGCCTCCGGTCCGGCCTGATCGCCGGCGTGGTAGCCGGCACCGTCTACCAGGCGACCCAGTGGCTCTACGTCGTCTTCCAGGTCGGGATGGCGAAGAACAACGCGATCTACGGGAGTTTCGCCGCACTGCCCCTCTTCCTCATCTGGATGCAGGTCAGCTGGTTGATCGTCCTGCTGGGGGCGGTGATCTCCTTCGCCGTCCAGAACGCGGATACCCTCGTCTTCCCCGTCGACGCGGCGAAGGTGAGCCCCGAGAAGCGCAGGCTTCTTTCCCTGATGATCGCCCGCCTCGTGATCCGGAATTTCGCCGCGGGGGAAAAGGCGCTGACCGCCCCCGAAATCGCCGCACGCCTGGAAATGCCGTCTCCCCTGATGCGCCGGATCCTTACGGATTTCGCGGCCAGCGGGCTCTTCTCGGTCACGCGTGTGGAGGAGTACGAGGAGCCGGCGTACCAGCCCGCCTTCGATATCCACCGGATCACCGTGAAAACCGTCCTGGACGCCCTGGACCGGTGCGGCTCCGTGGAGCTGGCGTTTCCGGCCACCGAGGACTATCAGGGCCTATCGGAGACCCTGGCGGCCTTCGAATCCGCAATGGAAGAATCCCCCGCCAACAAACCCCTGATCGACCTCTGAATCGCCGGGGTCCGGACGGTCCGCCGGTGCCGATGGGAGGAATTTCTTAAACCCTTGGGTCTATCGCAGACCGAGCTCGCCGAGAAACTCGGGGTTTCCTATCCGCGCGTACGGGTTTAGCCTTTGGCGGCCTCCCACATCGTGTCCCAGTACAGCAACTCGAACCCTTGCAGCATGCGGGCCGCACGCCGGATGCGCACGGGATCCGCCCCTTGTTGCAGCCCCTCCTCCACCACGGCCAGGCCCTGCTCCTCGAATCCGGGCGGTGCGCTGGCAAACAGATCGAAGAAGGCGACGTCCTGCCCGGAGAGACCGTAGCCCGCCTGGAGCGCCCGGCTGATCCGCCCGCAGTTCTCGCCCCAGGCCGTGAGGTTCACCAGGAAGGCCCCCACGAATTCCGCGGCCGTCCCGTAAGTGGCGAGCCAGTTCACGTACGCGCTGTAGGCGAACGCGCCGGGGAGCGGCTCTGCCGCATGCAGCTGTTCCGGCGACAGGCCCAACGCCTGCCCGAAGTCCCCCAAGGCCGTAAGAGCCGCGCGCTCCCCTTGCAGCATTCCGCTAAGAAAGTCCCGCGCGCGCTGCGACTCCGCCCGGGACACGATCAGCGCCACGCTGCGGAGGTCGCTCTCGATGATGTGACACTGCTGGCCCGCAAACAGCGCCAGCTTCCCCTTCTCCACCCCCCGCGCCTCCAGGGCCCCCAGGTACGGGTGGCGGCGAATCCGCTTTTCGGTGGATGCGATGGCCTTGCGCGCATCGTCCAGGAGCTGTCGTGCCCGATGAGCCATAGCCTGCCCTCCTCCCTCATTTCCCGGTGATTTTCGGGATCGCCGGCAAAAACGGTTCCCCGGGGCGCCAGCCGACGGGGCACAGCTCAATACAAAAGGGACGGAGCCTTCCGGCTCCATCCCCGTTTCGCGCCGAAATTTCCCTTCTTCCTTCCCCTCCTAAGTAAGCCCCTTAACAATCTTGTCCATCTCCTGAGCGGAGAAGGCTCTGAGGGTCTCGGTCTTGACATTTCCCATCATACCCAGCCCCAGCGTCAGGCGGCTGATGGTTTCATCGTCAGGTGCCTCCGCTACCACAATGACGTCATAGCGCCCCATGGTCCAATGGACCTCCCTGACCTTGACATTCACCTTCGCTGCCAGCTCCTGGAAGTCTTTGGCTCGTTTGGTCGACTCCTTCACTT
Coding sequences within:
- the pckA gene encoding phosphoenolpyruvate carboxykinase (ATP) gives rise to the protein MNIRLSGNRADDLSFHGIRKVEAVWWNLSVSALVEHSVKRREGHLAATGPLVVRTGEYTGRSPNDRFFVREKESEGAICWGNINRPFDADKYESLRARLFAYLEGRELFVQECHVGADKDHQLPIRIITEMAWHSLFARNMFLPVTDGEALLRHVPEFTVISAPGFHSRPEMDGTRSEVFILIHFGRKEVLIGGSLYAGEIKKSIFTVMNYLLPQHGVLPMHCAASYGRDDRDVAVLFGLSGTGKTTLSADPERTLVGDDEHGWSRRGVFNFEGGCYAKVIRLSPEMEPEIHRTTGMFGTILENVGMDTMSRRIDLDDATLTENTRASYPLSSIPRVSPSGAVGHPRHIVMLTADAFGVLPPISAMTKDQAMYHFLSGYTAKVAGTERGVVEPQATFSACFGAPFMALPPSVYAKLLGEKVAAHQVKVWLLNTGWTGGPYGTGRRMSIDHTRTMLRAALAGKLDNVEMREDPVFRLGIPVSCPDVPPEILDPRSTWKDRAAYDESARKLAGMFDENFGQYAGDVEPQVRAAGVRRQG
- a CDS encoding TfoX/Sxy family protein, whose protein sequence is MLDQLRSLEDVSCRSMFGGYGLSLGEDFFGILHDGRLYFKTNETTREKYRNRGMGPFAPSEKQVLKSYYEVPEEIVEDDEELASWAREAAALKKKGKAPARKKR
- a CDS encoding dienelactone hydrolase family protein; this translates as MRKRFSIMSVLLAFLVTPLTGVAAGHGTGAIPPGEAGAKAALETSPRHHEWVDIAVPGREGKVSAFVAYPERKDKAPVVIVIHEVYGLTDWVRAVADRLAADGFLVIAPDLLSGMGPGRGGTDKFASRDDVVKAVRDLKEPDVVAALDAVSRYGRGLPAATDKFATIGFCWGGGQSFHYATVRPDLGAAVVYYGTSPGSEALKGVRAPVLGLYGGDDARVNATVGPAEAKMKELGKTYVTHTYPGAGHGFLRAQDGRDGANRAASEKAWPATIELLKKYLEEKGGVDGNRTDQS
- a CDS encoding YhjD/YihY/BrkB family envelope integrity protein, producing MREKASHILEFFRTGIWMVPEKGLSRTNAFAVRTLKIFLLSVRRFREKQCPVKASALTFYSMLSVVPIVAMFFGIAKGFGFEKKLQAQLMAKFSEHEDVLLRVFEFSNSLLQKTKVGVVAGIGVVFLFWSVISVLGYIEYSFNDIWNVKKGRTFARKCSDYLSVMLVCPVIFLLASSLTVTMVSQVKFVAARLGLLGVPPGPILLLLDVLPFVLIWVLFTFLYIFMPNTKVRLRSGLIAGVVAGTVYQATQWLYVVFQVGMAKNNAIYGSFAALPLFLIWMQVSWLIVLLGAVISFAVQNADTLVFPVDAAKVSPEKRRLLSLMIARLVIRNFAAGEKALTAPEIAARLEMPSPLMRRILTDFAASGLFSVTRVEEYEEPAYQPAFDIHRITVKTVLDALDRCGSVELAFPATEDYQGLSETLAAFESAMEESPANKPLIDL
- a CDS encoding GYD domain-containing protein, which codes for MPTYIGLMKWTEQGIRKVKESTKRAKDFQELAAKVNVKVREVHWTMGRYDVIVVAEAPDDETISRLTLGLGMMGNVKTETLRAFSAQEMDKIVKGLT